The following coding sequences are from one Nicotiana tomentosiformis chromosome 3, ASM39032v3, whole genome shotgun sequence window:
- the LOC104103226 gene encoding uncharacterized protein, translating to MAIEEDDSVSAAQGATTPAPNLHDVDLVHHNHPLYIHPSDMQGFVLGTCRRKMYDHSLHELWDRCNGIVLACIMNTVSPNLFSTVIFASNAHKVWEDLKKRLRELWDEYEALAPSRSCGCPECRRHAEHYQTQKLYQLLTGLNESFKYAKDQVFMTRPLPNIHHVYAMIINVESQRNNDVGITIGIGAEVTDPTTLLSNKTSAGGYRQKNNFEKALVQCDYCNYKGHTQENCFKLHGYPAGFKPKKKGGPPNTYSNTYANNVTSAGGQYSGGQHCSQPGVPSPAQFFTPEQ from the exons ATGGCAATTGAGGAAGATGATTCGGTCTCTGCTGCTCAGGGTGCTACAACTCCAGCCCCAAATCTTCATGACGTGGATCTAGTTCATCATAATCATCCTTTATACATTCATCCATCAGACATGCAAG GCTTTGTTCTCGGTACCTGTAGGAGGAAAATGTATGATCATAGTCTACACGAACTGTGGGATAGATGTAATGGAATTGTTCTAGCTTGTATTATGAATACTGTTTCACCAAATCTCTTTAGTACTGTGATTTTTGCATCTAATGCACACAAGGTATGGGAAGATCTTAAGAAAAG ACTTAGAGAATTGTGGGATGAGTACGAGGCCCTAGCACCTTCACGCTCTTGTGGTTGTCCTGAGTGTAGAAGACATGCTGAACATTATCAGACACAAAAATTATACCAACTTTTGACAGGTTTAAATGAATCATTTAAATATGCTAAGGATCAAGTTTTTATGACTCGTCCATTACCTAACATCCATCATGTATATGCCATGATTATTAATGTTGAGAGTCAGAGAAATAATGATGTTGGAATCACTATTGGTATTGGTGCTGAAGTTACTGACCCTACAACCTTGCTGAGCAACAAAACTTCAGCAGgaggttatagacaaaagaaTAATTTTGAAAAGGCCTTGGTTCAATGTGACTATTGTAACTACAAGGGACACACCCAGGAAAATTGCTTCAAATTGCATGGTTATCCAGCAGGTTTTAAACCTAAGAAGAAAGGAGGACCTCCAAATACTTATAGCAACACATATGCCAACAATGTAACTAGTGCAGGTGGTCAATATTCAGGGGGTCAACATTGCTCTCAACCTGGAGTTCCTTCACCAGCTCAGTTCTTCACTCCTGAGCAATAG